In one Neobacillus sp. WH10 genomic region, the following are encoded:
- a CDS encoding NAD(P)H-dependent oxidoreductase yields the protein MSKLLYITANPKNDIKLSKGMQIGEVFLEEFQKAQPNVEIERWHLYNMDIPDIDMDLLYARAKLSFMGYTKEQLSEVERTKLEKMHDLADRFIAADYYVFVTPIWNLGAPSILKKFIDNLFIAEKTFTNTESGPKGLLTGRKAIHIQTRGGIYSSGPMFEFEMGDRYLQKVFKFLGFEIFDTVVAEGMDHFPKKVPEIMAKAKEQAADAAREMANQTVAQ from the coding sequence ATGTCAAAACTTTTGTATATTACTGCAAATCCGAAGAATGACATTAAACTATCAAAAGGGATGCAAATTGGGGAAGTTTTTTTAGAAGAGTTTCAAAAGGCACAACCAAATGTCGAAATTGAGCGCTGGCACTTATATAATATGGATATCCCTGATATTGATATGGATCTTTTGTACGCCAGGGCAAAATTATCGTTCATGGGTTATACGAAAGAGCAGTTATCTGAAGTAGAGCGGACAAAGCTTGAAAAAATGCATGACCTTGCTGACCGTTTTATCGCTGCTGATTATTATGTGTTTGTCACACCAATTTGGAATCTCGGTGCTCCATCAATTTTGAAAAAGTTCATTGATAACTTATTTATTGCAGAAAAAACATTTACCAATACAGAATCAGGACCAAAAGGACTGCTTACCGGAAGAAAAGCCATTCACATTCAAACACGCGGAGGCATTTATTCAAGCGGCCCTATGTTTGAATTTGAAATGGGCGACCGTTATTTACAGAAGGTATTTAAATTCCTAGGATTCGAGATCTTTGATACGGTCGTTGCAGAGGGAATGGATCATTTTCCAAAAAAGGTGCCGGAAATTATGGCAAAAGCGAAAGAACAA
- a CDS encoding helix-turn-helix transcriptional regulator, whose product MDEKAYTPDEVAQIFQISKHTVYELIKRGELQAFKIGNKMRIEHAELERFKENMKAPAKKSSVEQTSPVINTNMPIRLSGSHDFLVEHFTKQAAQALHLQIQPSFIGSLEGLMMLYRGQSDIAAIHLLDPTSQEYNLPFIHQLFVYESIMVVRLAVREQGFIVAKGNSKSILDFSDLTRKDVQFINRQKGSGTRFLLDSKLASYGIAPSKINGYGNEEWNHLSAASYIARGIADVTFGIHSAASHLGLDFVPVAKEQFDLVFRFTDENKQSLTELIQYLQSDLFKNSLIDLEGYSIQDLGKIIYQTSQTEELV is encoded by the coding sequence ATGGACGAAAAGGCGTATACTCCCGATGAGGTGGCACAAATCTTTCAAATCTCAAAACATACCGTTTATGAGCTGATTAAAAGAGGCGAGCTGCAGGCCTTTAAAATCGGAAATAAAATGAGAATTGAACATGCTGAGTTGGAAAGATTTAAGGAGAATATGAAAGCTCCTGCAAAGAAATCTTCAGTGGAACAAACAAGCCCTGTAATCAATACAAACATGCCAATCCGGCTTTCCGGGAGCCATGACTTTCTTGTCGAACATTTTACCAAACAAGCAGCACAGGCGTTACATTTGCAAATTCAGCCTTCCTTCATCGGCAGTTTAGAAGGTCTAATGATGCTTTATCGAGGTCAATCCGATATTGCAGCTATTCATCTTTTAGATCCGACATCGCAAGAGTATAATCTGCCATTTATCCATCAGCTGTTTGTTTACGAATCTATCATGGTTGTTAGATTGGCCGTAAGAGAGCAAGGGTTTATTGTCGCAAAAGGCAATTCGAAAAGTATTCTTGATTTTTCTGACCTCACGAGAAAAGATGTTCAATTTATTAACCGCCAAAAAGGGTCAGGGACAAGATTTTTACTAGATTCAAAGCTTGCAAGCTACGGTATTGCCCCTAGTAAAATTAACGGTTACGGCAATGAAGAATGGAACCATTTGTCAGCAGCTTCTTACATTGCGAGAGGCATCGCCGATGTTACCTTTGGCATTCATTCTGCTGCCAGCCATTTAGGACTAGATTTCGTACCAGTAGCGAAAGAACAGTTTGACCTTGTTTTCCGTTTTACCGATGAGAACAAACAAAGCTTAACGGAATTAATTCAATACTTACAGTCTGACCTCTTCAAAAACAGCCTAATTGATTTAGAAGGCTATTCCATTCAAGATTTAGGAAAGATCATCTATCAAACAAGTCAAACGGAGGAACTCGTATGA
- a CDS encoding substrate-binding domain-containing protein: protein MKKNRFLITLFALMLLVLSACGNSDTKDTAAKEKKPAPKPAPTELILATTTSTQDSGLLDVLVPMFEKENNVKVKTIAVGTGQALEMGTRGEADVLLVHAPAAEKAVVDAGDAINYKRVMYNDFILVGPKDNPAGVSGNDIKAAFKTLADTKSTFVSRGDDSGTHKKELGIWTADNIQPAGDWYVSTGQGMGQTLQVAAEKKGYVLTDRATWLAQEKNLDTLKIVVEGGNDLMNIYHVMQVNPEKHDKINSKDAEKFVNFMVDSKTQDVIENFGKKEYGQSLFFKYTE, encoded by the coding sequence ATGAAAAAAAATCGCTTTTTAATCACATTATTTGCTCTGATGCTGCTAGTTTTATCAGCTTGCGGAAACTCTGACACAAAAGACACTGCTGCAAAAGAGAAAAAGCCGGCACCGAAACCGGCACCAACAGAATTGATTCTCGCTACGACAACAAGCACACAGGACAGCGGATTATTAGATGTATTAGTCCCAATGTTCGAAAAGGAAAATAACGTAAAAGTCAAAACGATCGCAGTTGGTACTGGCCAGGCATTAGAAATGGGTACAAGAGGGGAAGCCGATGTCCTTCTTGTTCATGCTCCGGCAGCCGAAAAAGCAGTTGTTGATGCTGGTGACGCGATTAACTACAAACGTGTTATGTATAATGACTTTATTTTAGTAGGACCAAAGGACAATCCAGCAGGTGTAAGCGGAAATGACATCAAAGCAGCTTTCAAAACATTGGCTGATACGAAGTCTACTTTCGTTTCACGTGGAGACGACTCTGGTACACATAAAAAAGAACTTGGCATTTGGACTGCTGATAACATTCAACCAGCTGGCGATTGGTATGTATCAACTGGCCAAGGAATGGGACAAACCTTACAAGTTGCTGCAGAGAAAAAGGGCTATGTTTTAACAGACCGTGCTACATGGCTAGCCCAGGAAAAGAATTTGGATACATTAAAAATCGTCGTTGAAGGCGGAAATGATTTAATGAATATTTATCACGTAATGCAAGTAAATCCTGAAAAACATGACAAAATTAATAGTAAAGACGCAGAAAAATTTGTAAACTTTATGGTAGATAGCAAAACTCAAGACGTGATCGAGAACTTCGGTAAGAAAGAATACGGACAATCGTTATTCTTTAAGTACACAGAATAA
- a CDS encoding ABC transporter permease codes for MELLIDGLKKAIEMIFSGDREVFAITWLTLKVCLISSLISSIIGLPLGILLGLTRFKGRRLLLLFINIGMGLPPVVAGLWITMLLWRSGPLGDLTLLYSPTAIVMAQILVSLPIVTSLTCTAFQQVSDKMLLQIKALGATKLQTLAILIKQLKIAIFAAVMAGFGRVIAEVGAAMMVGGNIQGDTRILTTTIVMEVSKGNFDIALALSFILLSVALLITAALTFLQQRKRIS; via the coding sequence ATGGAATTACTAATAGATGGACTGAAAAAAGCAATAGAAATGATCTTTTCTGGTGACAGGGAAGTTTTTGCAATTACCTGGCTAACCCTTAAGGTCTGTCTCATTTCCAGTCTGATTAGTAGCATCATCGGATTGCCACTTGGAATTTTACTCGGATTAACTAGATTCAAAGGGCGCAGACTGCTCTTATTATTCATTAATATTGGTATGGGACTGCCTCCAGTTGTTGCAGGTCTTTGGATTACGATGCTGTTATGGCGCTCCGGCCCATTAGGCGACCTTACCTTACTCTATTCGCCGACAGCGATTGTAATGGCACAAATTTTAGTTAGCCTGCCAATCGTCACAAGCCTGACATGCACGGCATTCCAGCAAGTCAGTGATAAAATGCTGCTGCAAATTAAAGCACTGGGAGCAACAAAGCTGCAAACACTGGCGATTCTCATTAAGCAATTAAAAATTGCGATATTTGCGGCAGTTATGGCCGGCTTTGGCCGCGTAATAGCTGAGGTTGGCGCCGCAATGATGGTCGGTGGAAATATTCAGGGAGATACACGCATTTTAACTACGACGATAGTGATGGAAGTTTCAAAAGGGAACTTTGACATTGCCTTAGCCCTTTCATTCATTTTATTGTCGGTTGCCCTGTTGATTACAGCCGCGTTAACATTTTTACAGCAAAGGAAGCGAATATCATGA
- a CDS encoding ABC transporter ATP-binding protein produces the protein MNPLIELKDITFKAHTKTILDIPEFQIYDGEFLGIMGPNGAGKSTLLKLAAFLEQPTSGDILYRGENIPNGNAPLDLRRKFSIALQQSLLLDGTVFYNISIGLTLRKVSKSVIKEKVAQWMELFGISHLSKKNALYLSGGEAQRVNLARAMIVEPEVLFLDEPFSALDFPTKIKLMEDFKGITETAQTTAVFVSHDLMEINYLTNRLAIIVNGEVKQSGPTPQVLEHPNASTQSFLNEWKKFYPALTGSRSPSSNLVSLR, from the coding sequence ATGAACCCGTTAATTGAGCTGAAAGACATCACCTTTAAGGCCCATACTAAAACGATTCTTGATATTCCTGAATTTCAGATTTACGATGGTGAATTTCTTGGTATTATGGGACCAAACGGTGCTGGAAAAAGCACTCTGCTAAAGCTGGCAGCATTTCTTGAGCAGCCAACCAGCGGCGATATTCTCTACCGCGGAGAGAACATTCCTAATGGAAATGCCCCGCTTGATTTAAGGAGAAAGTTTTCAATAGCCCTGCAGCAATCGCTGCTTTTAGATGGCACCGTTTTTTACAATATTTCAATTGGTTTAACCTTAAGGAAAGTTTCGAAAAGTGTCATTAAGGAAAAAGTGGCCCAATGGATGGAACTGTTTGGTATCAGCCATTTGTCGAAAAAAAATGCGCTTTATCTGTCCGGCGGAGAGGCTCAGCGCGTCAACTTAGCGCGAGCGATGATTGTTGAGCCGGAGGTTCTTTTTCTAGATGAACCCTTTTCAGCTTTAGATTTTCCAACCAAAATCAAATTAATGGAAGATTTCAAGGGCATTACCGAAACTGCCCAAACCACGGCTGTGTTTGTCAGCCATGATCTGATGGAGATCAATTACCTCACGAATCGTCTGGCGATTATCGTGAATGGTGAAGTAAAGCAATCCGGACCTACCCCTCAGGTCCTAGAACATCCTAATGCTTCTACTCAATCCTTCCTAAATGAGTGGAAGAAATTCTATCCCGCATTAACGGGCAGTAGATCCCCTTCCTCAAATCTAGTATCGTTGAGGTAA
- a CDS encoding (S)-benzoin forming benzil reductase, with translation MKYAIITGASKGLGEAITKRLIQEQIAVVSVSRTENEEIKRLAIESGIEYNHFSCNLSLEKEVQEVFMDIAHYIFQKDPKEILLFNNAGVIEPIQTIGNLDQTPVIRNIQVNLIAPILITNLFLSKAQLTNTKVTVINVSSGAAVRSFEGWSIYCSSKAGLNMFTETAAIEQTELKTNNKIIAFSPGVMDTKMQETIRSSTKEAFKDLEQFKEYKEKNMLLQADVVANALVDLILSGNVESGKVYNIKELLK, from the coding sequence ATGAAATATGCAATCATTACTGGCGCATCAAAAGGGTTAGGCGAGGCAATTACAAAGCGGCTAATACAAGAACAAATCGCCGTTGTTTCGGTTTCTCGGACAGAGAATGAAGAAATAAAAAGACTTGCAATCGAAAGTGGAATTGAATATAACCACTTTTCCTGTAACCTTTCATTAGAAAAAGAAGTTCAGGAAGTCTTTATGGATATTGCCCATTATATTTTTCAAAAAGATCCAAAGGAAATTCTTCTTTTTAATAATGCCGGTGTGATTGAGCCTATCCAGACGATTGGTAATTTAGATCAAACTCCGGTCATTCGGAATATCCAAGTAAATTTAATCGCACCTATTCTTATTACCAATTTATTTTTGAGCAAGGCTCAGTTAACCAATACGAAGGTAACCGTGATTAATGTTTCTTCAGGTGCAGCTGTTCGTTCATTTGAAGGCTGGAGTATTTATTGCAGTTCCAAGGCTGGGTTAAATATGTTCACAGAAACGGCCGCAATTGAGCAAACAGAATTGAAAACAAACAACAAAATTATCGCTTTTAGCCCTGGTGTAATGGACACAAAAATGCAGGAAACCATCCGTTCATCCACCAAGGAAGCTTTTAAAGACCTGGAACAATTTAAGGAATATAAGGAAAAGAACATGCTATTACAGGCAGATGTAGTTGCTAATGCTTTAGTGGATCTCATTCTAAGCGGTAATGTTGAAAGTGGAAAGGTCTACAATATTAAAGAACTATTAAAATAG
- a CDS encoding ATP-binding protein, which translates to MLHTLRSKILFYLVLISMIGILIVSFFIQYGFEESFNSYLDRNREKKIDRIITEIEKDYRKNGHFTSDPVFGLLHEHAMTDQLYFQLYDRFGQIQMDSSNIRGMLNSFGLTEPAPDGEEWHSKTYTLKVDNAIIGKLVAIYPEGLIDDEYTFIQTIQLYILAAVCLTIVLAIVFSMLFSKKLTSGLKKLSFAAGELKQHNLDIRIPLSGLPTEVKQIAISFNNLAESLAKEEMLRKQFTGDLAHELRTPLATLRSQIEAFQDGIWEPTPQRLQVSHEELMRLVRLVNELEKLLAAENPQIKLEKMELEAGSVLAALWEMFLPIFKEKGVGLRIEELAQEEIFKADKDRLMQILSNVLNNALKYTPEGKNVTISVVTDMEGFVGFKIQDEGSGMNEEDIPHIFERFYRGDKSRDRKTGGIGIGLSIVKALMDAHKGIIKVKSRLNKGTSITLWFPQEN; encoded by the coding sequence ATGCTGCACACACTCCGGTCTAAGATCTTGTTTTATTTAGTCCTCATCTCAATGATTGGGATATTAATTGTCAGCTTTTTTATCCAATATGGTTTTGAAGAAAGTTTTAATAGTTATTTAGACCGGAATCGTGAAAAAAAGATTGATAGAATTATTACGGAAATTGAGAAGGATTATCGAAAAAATGGCCATTTTACAAGCGATCCAGTGTTTGGACTGCTCCATGAACATGCGATGACCGATCAGCTTTATTTTCAATTGTATGATCGTTTTGGACAAATTCAGATGGATTCGTCTAATATTCGCGGCATGCTAAATAGCTTTGGCTTAACTGAACCGGCACCAGATGGGGAAGAGTGGCACTCCAAAACCTATACGCTGAAAGTCGACAATGCCATTATCGGCAAACTTGTTGCCATCTATCCGGAGGGATTAATTGACGATGAATACACGTTTATCCAAACCATCCAATTGTATATATTGGCGGCTGTTTGCTTAACGATTGTGTTAGCGATTGTCTTTAGTATGCTTTTTTCGAAAAAGTTAACCTCCGGATTGAAAAAGCTGTCGTTTGCAGCTGGTGAGCTTAAGCAGCACAATCTTGATATTCGCATTCCATTATCAGGTTTGCCTACTGAGGTAAAGCAGATCGCGATTTCATTCAATAATCTTGCTGAATCATTGGCAAAGGAAGAAATGCTGCGGAAGCAATTTACCGGTGACCTGGCACACGAGCTGAGGACACCGCTTGCCACACTAAGAAGTCAAATTGAAGCTTTTCAGGACGGGATATGGGAACCGACCCCGCAGCGGCTTCAGGTAAGTCATGAAGAATTGATGCGCTTAGTACGGCTTGTTAACGAGTTAGAAAAATTGCTTGCTGCTGAGAACCCGCAAATCAAACTTGAAAAAATGGAGCTGGAAGCAGGAAGTGTGTTAGCAGCGTTATGGGAAATGTTTTTGCCTATTTTTAAAGAAAAGGGCGTTGGTCTTCGAATTGAAGAACTTGCACAGGAGGAAATATTTAAGGCGGACAAAGACCGATTGATGCAAATCCTCTCCAATGTTCTTAATAATGCCCTGAAATACACGCCTGAGGGAAAGAATGTTACGATTTCGGTGGTTACGGATATGGAAGGCTTTGTGGGCTTTAAAATTCAAGATGAAGGTTCAGGAATGAATGAGGAGGATATCCCGCATATTTTCGAACGGTTCTATCGCGGTGACAAATCCCGCGACCGCAAAACAGGGGGGATCGGCATCGGTCTTTCCATTGTTAAGGCCTTAATGGATGCCCATAAAGGCATCATCAAGGTAAAAAGCAGGTTGAATAAGGGAACTAGCATTACCTTATGGTTTCCGCAGGAAAACTAA
- a CDS encoding response regulator transcription factor gives MKILLVDDERRIIEVLEAYLEREGYEIHSADNGIDALKKAKTIDPDLIILDLMLPDISGEEVCRLVRKESDVPILMLTAKSAEDDRINGIVMGADDYLTKPFSPREVVVRVQAILRRVKKTEKVERLEFNGKKLAIDLIKKEVTVNGEDVTLTPIEYKLLTNMAVNPGRVYSRMDLLEKIQDEGIYYEGYERSVDTHIKNLRKKIEADSRQPDFILTVFGMGYKFGGVLDAAHTPV, from the coding sequence ATGAAGATTTTATTAGTTGACGATGAACGCAGAATCATAGAAGTTCTCGAAGCCTACCTAGAAAGAGAAGGCTATGAAATTCATAGTGCTGATAATGGAATAGACGCCTTGAAAAAGGCTAAAACAATTGACCCTGACCTAATCATTTTAGACTTAATGCTACCTGATATTTCTGGTGAAGAGGTTTGCCGTTTAGTACGAAAAGAGTCGGATGTCCCAATTCTGATGCTTACTGCAAAATCGGCCGAGGATGACCGCATCAACGGGATTGTCATGGGAGCAGACGACTATTTAACCAAGCCATTCAGCCCGAGGGAAGTAGTCGTCCGTGTCCAGGCGATTTTAAGGCGTGTGAAAAAGACGGAAAAAGTGGAACGCCTCGAATTCAACGGTAAAAAACTAGCAATTGATTTAATAAAGAAAGAAGTAACGGTAAATGGTGAGGATGTTACCTTAACTCCGATTGAATATAAACTTCTAACCAATATGGCGGTCAATCCGGGCCGGGTTTACAGCCGGATGGATTTGCTTGAAAAGATTCAAGATGAAGGTATTTATTATGAAGGCTATGAACGGAGTGTTGATACCCATATCAAAAATCTGCGTAAAAAAATTGAAGCAGATTCGAGGCAGCCAGACTTTATTTTAACCGTGTTTGGGATGGGCTATAAATTTGGAGGGGTACTAGATGCTGCACACACTCCGGTCTAA
- a CDS encoding flotillin family protein, producing the protein MEFNVIWIIIGIVALILIALIGVFITKYRTAGPDEALIVTGSFLGNGNVHVDESGNKIKIIRGGGSFILPVFQQAKPLSLLSSKLEVTTPEVYTEQGVPVMADGVAIIKIGGSISEIATAAEQFLGKPKEDRENEAREVLEGHLRSILGSMTVEEIYKNRDKFSQEVQRVASQDLAKMGLVIVSFTIKDVRDKNGYLDSLGKPRIAQVRRDADIATAEAEKETRIKKAEASKEAKRNELERATEIAEAEKINQLKIAEFRREQDIAKAKADQAYDLESARSKQDVMEQEMQIKIIERQKQIELEEKEIQRRERQYDSEVKKKADADRYSVEQSAAANKAREIAEAEANKYRIEAMAKAEAERIRLDGLAKAEAQKAQGSSEAEIIRLKGLAEAEAKEKIAEAFEQFGQAAILDMVIKMLPEYAKQVAAPLSNIDKITVVDTGGGSGENGGANKITSYATNLMASLQESLKASSGIDVKELIENYSGKGNVRRSIEELTEEVKKKDE; encoded by the coding sequence ATGGAATTTAACGTTATTTGGATTATTATTGGGATTGTTGCACTTATTTTAATTGCTTTAATCGGTGTCTTTATCACTAAGTACAGAACTGCCGGGCCGGATGAGGCTCTAATTGTTACAGGAAGCTTTCTTGGAAACGGAAATGTACACGTAGACGAATCAGGAAATAAAATCAAAATTATCCGCGGCGGCGGTAGCTTTATTTTACCAGTATTCCAACAGGCAAAACCGCTTAGCTTGCTATCTAGTAAACTAGAAGTTACTACACCAGAGGTTTACACAGAACAGGGTGTGCCGGTCATGGCTGATGGCGTCGCGATTATTAAAATTGGCGGCTCAATCAGTGAAATTGCTACTGCTGCTGAACAATTCCTTGGAAAGCCAAAGGAAGACCGAGAAAATGAAGCAAGAGAAGTTCTTGAAGGCCACCTAAGATCGATTCTTGGTTCGATGACAGTTGAAGAAATCTATAAAAATCGCGATAAATTTTCTCAAGAGGTTCAAAGAGTTGCGTCACAGGATCTTGCAAAAATGGGACTCGTTATTGTATCGTTTACGATTAAAGATGTTCGGGACAAAAATGGCTACCTTGATTCCCTTGGTAAACCGCGAATCGCTCAGGTTAGAAGAGATGCTGATATTGCCACAGCTGAAGCGGAAAAAGAAACCCGTATCAAAAAAGCAGAAGCTTCTAAGGAAGCTAAGCGTAATGAATTAGAGCGGGCAACAGAAATTGCTGAAGCAGAAAAAATCAATCAACTGAAAATTGCGGAATTCCGCCGTGAACAGGATATCGCAAAAGCAAAGGCCGACCAAGCTTACGACCTTGAAAGTGCACGTTCGAAGCAGGACGTAATGGAACAAGAAATGCAAATCAAAATTATAGAAAGACAAAAACAAATTGAGTTAGAAGAAAAAGAAATTCAGCGCCGTGAACGCCAATATGATTCCGAAGTGAAGAAAAAAGCTGATGCCGATCGTTATTCTGTTGAGCAATCTGCAGCAGCTAATAAGGCTAGAGAAATTGCGGAAGCGGAAGCCAATAAATACCGTATCGAAGCTATGGCAAAGGCGGAAGCAGAGCGGATTCGCCTCGACGGTCTTGCTAAAGCAGAAGCACAAAAGGCACAAGGGTCGTCAGAAGCAGAAATTATCCGCCTAAAAGGTTTGGCAGAAGCCGAAGCGAAGGAAAAAATCGCTGAAGCCTTCGAGCAATTCGGTCAAGCGGCGATTCTCGACATGGTCATCAAAATGCTTCCTGAATATGCGAAGCAAGTGGCAGCTCCATTATCTAATATTGATAAAATTACTGTTGTGGATACTGGCGGCGGTTCAGGAGAAAATGGCGGTGCTAATAAAATTACCAGTTATGCGACCAATTTAATGGCGAGCCTCCAAGAGTCATTAAAAGCATCAAGCGGTATCGATGTAAAGGAACTGATTGAAAACTACTCAGGTAAAGGTAATGTGCGAAGAAGCATTGAAGAACTAACAGAAGAGGTTAAAAAGAAAGACGAATAA
- a CDS encoding NfeD family protein: MEPFSIPLETIYLYGLIISGVLTVLYVLFADVFHFHGAGDGGLHFLNPVLIFAFVTILSASGYLFEKLSSLHYLLILAISAVIAFIVVTLLNVFVLVPLSSAEESLVYKESDLRGRIGTVITSIPADGYGEVLIESTSGRIAKPASSFDGDQIPNGSRVLVVQVKNGVLEVTVHHQLESYI, from the coding sequence ATGGAACCTTTCAGCATACCTTTAGAAACGATTTATTTGTATGGACTAATCATTTCGGGTGTATTAACGGTTTTATATGTTTTATTTGCAGATGTGTTTCATTTTCACGGGGCTGGCGACGGCGGGCTGCACTTCCTTAACCCTGTCTTAATTTTTGCCTTCGTAACCATTCTGTCTGCAAGCGGATACTTGTTTGAAAAGCTATCATCTTTACATTATTTACTCATTTTAGCTATTTCGGCAGTAATCGCCTTTATTGTTGTTACCCTACTAAATGTCTTTGTCCTCGTACCGTTGTCTTCCGCAGAGGAGTCACTAGTTTATAAAGAATCTGATTTGCGAGGAAGGATTGGGACTGTTATTACTTCGATTCCTGCTGATGGTTACGGAGAAGTGTTGATTGAGAGCACGAGCGGCAGAATAGCCAAACCAGCTTCCAGCTTTGATGGAGACCAGATTCCAAATGGCTCTCGCGTGCTTGTGGTTCAAGTGAAAAATGGTGTTCTCGAAGTAACCGTACATCATCAATTAGAAAGCTATATCTAG
- a CDS encoding amino acid ABC transporter ATP-binding protein: MISIKGLYKQFGQLEVLKGIDLEVEKGKVVVVIGPSGSGKTTMLRCLNVLEIPTKGVISIEGQSLDFFKNVPKKNIASFRRLTGMVFQGYNLFPHKTALENVMEGPVIVKGENKDTARKKAQALLEKVGLGDKQDYYPAQLSGGQQQRVGIARALAMEPEVMLFDEPTSALDPELVGEVLKVMKDLARDGMTMIVVTHEMRFAREAADEVIFMDQGVIVERDKPNEIFTNPKEERTKKFLNLIQ; the protein is encoded by the coding sequence ATGATATCGATAAAAGGTTTGTATAAACAATTTGGTCAATTAGAGGTTTTAAAAGGAATTGATCTCGAAGTTGAAAAAGGAAAAGTAGTTGTTGTCATCGGGCCGTCAGGTTCTGGAAAGACAACCATGCTCCGCTGTTTAAATGTGTTGGAAATCCCCACAAAAGGTGTCATTTCCATCGAAGGCCAAAGCCTGGATTTTTTTAAAAACGTTCCGAAAAAAAATATCGCTTCATTCCGCCGTTTAACAGGAATGGTTTTTCAAGGTTATAATCTTTTTCCTCATAAAACTGCCCTTGAGAACGTCATGGAAGGGCCAGTAATTGTTAAAGGGGAGAATAAAGACACTGCCCGTAAAAAGGCTCAGGCTCTATTAGAGAAGGTTGGTCTTGGTGATAAGCAGGATTACTATCCCGCACAGCTTTCGGGAGGGCAACAGCAGCGTGTAGGGATTGCCCGGGCATTGGCGATGGAGCCGGAGGTCATGCTGTTTGATGAACCAACCTCGGCGCTTGATCCTGAGCTTGTAGGTGAAGTATTAAAAGTAATGAAGGATCTTGCCAGGGATGGGATGACGATGATCGTTGTCACTCATGAAATGCGCTTTGCCCGTGAAGCTGCCGATGAGGTCATTTTTATGGATCAGGGCGTTATTGTTGAACGAGATAAGCCGAATGAAATCTTCACCAATCCTAAAGAAGAACGAACAAAGAAGTTTTTGAATCTGATTCAGTAA
- a CDS encoding amino acid ABC transporter permease, which produces MYLNSIFADPERTARLIDIAKTSLQPLLEGAIMNTIPLTIISFIVGLSLAILTALARISHVKFFQIIARVYVSAIRGTPLLVQLFIIFYGLPNIGITLDPFISAVIGFSLSVGAYASEIIRAAILSIPKGQWEAGYSIGMTYTQALKRIILPQAVKVSIPPLSNTFISLVKDTSLASLVLVTEMFRRAQEIASTNYEFLLVYSEAALLYWVICFFLSLIQGFMEKRLDRYAS; this is translated from the coding sequence ATGTACTTAAATAGTATTTTTGCTGACCCAGAAAGAACAGCAAGATTAATTGATATCGCTAAAACCTCCCTTCAGCCTCTGCTGGAGGGTGCTATTATGAACACCATACCATTAACAATTATTTCGTTTATTGTTGGCCTGAGTTTGGCTATTCTGACAGCACTTGCACGTATTTCTCATGTTAAGTTTTTTCAAATTATTGCAAGAGTCTATGTTTCTGCTATTCGCGGAACGCCATTATTGGTGCAATTATTTATTATTTTTTATGGTCTTCCAAATATCGGAATTACGCTAGATCCATTTATTTCTGCTGTAATTGGCTTCTCCCTAAGTGTTGGTGCGTACGCATCAGAAATAATTCGTGCTGCGATTCTTTCCATTCCAAAAGGTCAGTGGGAAGCAGGCTATTCGATTGGTATGACCTATACGCAAGCATTAAAAAGAATTATTCTGCCCCAGGCTGTAAAAGTATCGATACCGCCGTTATCGAATACCTTTATTAGTCTTGTAAAAGATACCTCGCTTGCTTCACTCGTGCTTGTAACCGAGATGTTTCGCCGCGCCCAGGAAATCGCTTCAACCAATTATGAGTTTTTATTGGTCTATTCCGAAGCAGCTCTGCTTTATTGGGTTATTTGTTTTTTCCTTTCATTAATCCAAGGATTTATGGAAAAGAGACTGGATCGTTACGCATCTTAA